The following proteins are co-located in the Elusimicrobiaceae bacterium genome:
- a CDS encoding prepilin-type N-terminal cleavage/methylation domain-containing protein, with amino-acid sequence MFLSKKSGFTLMEMIIVIIIIAVLSAFAVPSYLLAVERMQMAEADMLMGNTSRSQERYKLRMGGRYARHWGQLDSAPPALYGPAGLGYTTYCSKDSEQPEDGNCVSKGFKIVLYSTEFGGRGEGVVAERVNSKNYGYKLARLYEDKDTVYCAAGDEHTENDQRACADFLGLDEYDPSGEEVIATIEALAEE; translated from the coding sequence ATGTTTTTATCAAAAAAATCAGGCTTTACGTTGATGGAGATGATCATTGTGATTATCATTATTGCCGTTTTGTCCGCCTTTGCGGTGCCGTCATATTTGTTGGCCGTAGAAAGAATGCAAATGGCAGAAGCGGACATGCTGATGGGCAATACCTCCCGCTCTCAAGAGCGCTATAAACTGCGTATGGGGGGGCGTTATGCCCGCCATTGGGGTCAGCTGGACTCTGCACCTCCTGCATTGTATGGTCCTGCCGGTTTAGGTTATACCACCTATTGCAGTAAAGATTCCGAACAGCCCGAAGACGGCAACTGCGTATCAAAAGGCTTTAAGATTGTCCTTTACTCCACAGAGTTTGGAGGACGGGGCGAAGGTGTGGTGGCAGAGCGTGTAAATAGCAAAAATTATGGTTATAAATTGGCCCGTTTATATGAAGATAAAGACACCGTTTATTGCGCCGCCGGAGACGAACATACCGAAAATGACCAACGTGCCTGCGCTGATTTTTTGGGGTTAGACGAGTATGACCCCTCCGGTGAGGAAGTGATTGCCACCATAGAGGCCCTAGCCGAAGAATAA
- a CDS encoding site-2 protease family protein, translating to MELFIILPILFFSIVLHEFAHGYAAYKMGDDTAYLMGRLTLNPLAHIDLVGTILVPAVCYLFGTPMFGWAKPVPVNGLRLPDPRKSMGKVSLAGPSANLILAIICALLIKVILVSGWLNGQSAEKAIFCLVYGLQINVLLAVFNLMPILPLDGGHILIALLPVKAAIAYSVFMGRFGNYIVLGLILTGAFRYILYPPMYLIVNILSRIFGL from the coding sequence ATGGAATTGTTTATCATTTTGCCGATTTTATTTTTTTCCATTGTGCTGCATGAGTTTGCACATGGTTATGCCGCGTACAAAATGGGAGATGACACCGCCTATTTGATGGGCCGTTTAACCTTAAACCCTTTGGCGCATATAGATTTGGTAGGTACGATATTGGTGCCTGCTGTTTGTTATTTATTTGGTACCCCGATGTTTGGTTGGGCCAAGCCGGTGCCGGTAAACGGTCTGCGATTGCCGGATCCACGCAAAAGCATGGGAAAGGTGTCTTTGGCCGGCCCTTCCGCCAATTTGATTTTAGCCATTATTTGTGCTTTGCTAATCAAAGTGATTTTGGTATCAGGCTGGTTAAATGGGCAAAGTGCGGAAAAAGCAATTTTCTGCTTGGTGTATGGTTTGCAAATCAATGTGCTTTTGGCCGTTTTTAATTTGATGCCTATTTTGCCGTTAGATGGAGGGCATATTTTGATTGCGCTTCTTCCGGTGAAGGCGGCTATTGCTTATTCTGTTTTTATGGGCCGTTTTGGCAATTATATTGTTTTGGGTCTGATTTTGACGGGGGCTTTTAGATATATTTTATATCCGCCCATGTATTTGATTGTTAATATTTTAAGTCGAATTTTTGGATTATAA
- a CDS encoding prepilin-type N-terminal cleavage/methylation domain-containing protein: MNKKGFTLVELLVVVLIIGILAAMAMPAYFKSVERSRIAEADTLMGSVAQAQQRRYMKNNSYAKMFSGLDVSPTNIATGVFCTKGGTAAGKTAKTDCTTNGFAIILDQANTGSDKFADGTVTAARVGSSQYTYTLSRPYQSTTVTCTVGAQAESDAAICAEYCGVDSVDGSCTITH, from the coding sequence ATGAATAAGAAGGGTTTTACCCTGGTTGAATTATTGGTGGTCGTATTGATCATCGGTATCTTGGCCGCTATGGCCATGCCGGCTTACTTCAAGTCGGTTGAACGCTCTCGCATCGCGGAAGCTGACACCTTGATGGGTTCTGTAGCTCAAGCTCAACAACGCCGCTACATGAAAAACAACAGCTATGCCAAAATGTTCTCCGGCTTAGACGTGTCCCCCACCAACATTGCTACCGGTGTGTTCTGCACGAAAGGTGGCACAGCTGCTGGCAAAACTGCCAAAACTGATTGTACGACTAACGGCTTTGCTATCATATTGGACCAAGCCAATACCGGAAGTGACAAATTTGCTGACGGTACTGTGACCGCTGCTCGCGTAGGCAGCAGCCAATATACCTACACCTTGTCTCGTCCGTATCAATCTACGACCGTGACCTGCACCGTAGGTGCTCAAGCTGAAAGTGATGCTGCTATCTGCGCCGAATACTGCGGTGTGGACTCTGTGGATGGATCCTGCACCATCACCCACTAA
- a CDS encoding nicotinamide mononucleotide transporter, whose amino-acid sequence MTVCSDLKLENIKKSFQDLTWYEYLMGAVMVLIAGWAMVKGFTSGSADGNPAWLTVVNFISAVCGVICIFFSAKANISTFIFALVNTIVYAIYLVYWKIWGTAALEIFFYIPMNIMSWYFWAKHRDSQISRKTKAKKLKMWQNVAISVAVVLIGYGCHEVLVKMGGEVPWFDAFTLTIGIVATILGLLRYREQYIWWIITDIISVGMYIAHFDAVYLTKRTIYLIMAVIGWINWSRLQQQRNISNE is encoded by the coding sequence ATGACTGTTTGCAGTGATTTAAAATTAGAAAATATTAAAAAAAGTTTTCAGGATTTGACGTGGTATGAATACCTGATGGGTGCTGTGATGGTGCTGATAGCCGGCTGGGCGATGGTAAAAGGTTTTACCTCCGGCTCTGCCGACGGAAACCCCGCGTGGTTGACGGTGGTAAATTTTATCAGTGCCGTTTGTGGCGTAATCTGTATTTTCTTTAGTGCTAAGGCTAACATCAGTACCTTTATTTTTGCTTTGGTTAATACCATCGTTTATGCCATTTATTTGGTATATTGGAAAATTTGGGGAACGGCTGCTTTGGAAATATTTTTTTATATTCCCATGAATATTATGTCTTGGTATTTTTGGGCCAAGCACAGAGATAGCCAAATTTCCCGTAAAACCAAAGCAAAAAAATTGAAAATGTGGCAAAATGTGGCTATCAGCGTGGCAGTAGTGCTGATCGGATACGGCTGCCATGAAGTATTGGTCAAAATGGGTGGAGAAGTGCCCTGGTTTGATGCCTTTACGCTGACGATTGGCATTGTGGCTACGATACTGGGTTTGCTGCGCTATCGGGAGCAGTATATTTGGTGGATTATTACCGATATTATATCGGTGGGTATGTATATTGCTCATTTCGATGCCGTTTATCTGACCAAAAGAACCATTTACCTGATTATGGCTGTTATAGGCTGGATTAATTGGAGCCGCTTGCAACAGCAGAGAAATATATCCAATGAGTAA
- the trpS gene encoding tryptophan--tRNA ligase: MSEEIIVSGMRPTGKMHLGNYHGALKNWLSLQEKYKCFFFIADLHALTTSYKQTEDLAANSERMLIDWLSAGLDPKKCNIFVQSDVPEISELNTLLGMITPLGWLLRNPTYKDQVNELLARKYAGQLKGDENTPLAERVKGLADEDISVYGFLGYPVLMATDILIHKAAYVPVGEDQTAHVEIARDLVRRFNEIYGVDNVFVEPKPLFTKETKVPGLDGHKMSKSYHNTLDLGEELEPARKKIMSMFTDPNKKKANDPADPQHCVVYAFHKIYNPDCAKRCEECKAGALGCVACKKELYALMEPELKEFLDRRKMFENDKAQLQTILKQGAEAARYSAAKTLQEVKRAMKIVK; this comes from the coding sequence ATGAGCGAAGAAATTATTGTATCCGGTATGCGCCCTACGGGCAAAATGCATTTGGGCAACTATCATGGAGCGCTCAAAAATTGGCTTTCTTTGCAAGAAAAATATAAATGCTTTTTCTTTATCGCAGATTTGCATGCCTTAACTACTTCTTACAAACAAACCGAAGACTTAGCCGCTAACAGTGAGCGTATGTTAATTGATTGGCTTTCTGCCGGTTTGGATCCTAAAAAATGCAATATTTTTGTGCAATCCGATGTGCCCGAAATCAGTGAACTTAATACATTGTTAGGCATGATTACACCGTTGGGATGGTTGCTTAGAAACCCGACGTATAAAGACCAAGTAAACGAACTCTTGGCCCGTAAATATGCCGGTCAACTGAAAGGAGATGAAAACACGCCTCTTGCAGAACGGGTAAAAGGGTTGGCGGATGAAGATATTTCTGTATATGGGTTTTTGGGCTATCCGGTGCTGATGGCTACGGATATTTTAATTCATAAAGCCGCCTATGTGCCGGTAGGGGAAGACCAAACCGCCCATGTAGAAATAGCACGTGATTTGGTGCGTCGTTTTAACGAGATTTATGGAGTGGATAATGTTTTTGTAGAGCCGAAACCGTTATTTACCAAAGAAACCAAAGTACCGGGATTAGACGGACATAAAATGTCTAAGTCCTATCATAATACGTTGGATTTGGGGGAAGAATTGGAGCCGGCCCGCAAAAAAATTATGTCCATGTTTACCGATCCTAATAAGAAAAAAGCCAATGATCCGGCCGATCCGCAACATTGTGTGGTGTATGCTTTCCATAAAATTTATAATCCGGATTGTGCCAAACGTTGTGAAGAATGCAAAGCCGGTGCCTTAGGTTGTGTGGCCTGTAAAAAAGAGTTGTATGCCTTGATGGAGCCTGAATTGAAGGAATTTTTAGACAGAAGAAAAATGTTTGAAAACGATAAAGCCCAATTGCAAACCATTTTAAAACAAGGTGCCGAAGCGGCCCGCTACTCCGCGGCCAAGACTTTACAAGAAGTAAAACGGGCTATGAAAATAGTTAAATGA
- a CDS encoding segregation/condensation protein A has protein sequence MMKQKPINVHLNVFEGPMDLLLHLIKKDNLDVAEVNVSEITKQYLEYLNVMKELNLEIAGDFLVMASTLMQIKAKSLLPSQVPTSENEGPDPAKELIAKLLEYQKYKEAGKFLEEKLEENKDNFYKSAPIFDNGEKVLNLQLFDLLAAVKRAFDRLDERKRIELLKIEEFPIENKMEKVVTMLKTRQWVLLDDIFVGETKKRGIITCFMAVLELMKIKKLLARQDEQDGQIRIYLNPDNQDKDFRELMHSGAA, from the coding sequence ATGATGAAACAAAAACCCATTAACGTTCACTTGAATGTATTTGAAGGTCCGATGGACCTGCTTTTACACCTCATCAAGAAAGATAACCTTGATGTGGCGGAAGTGAACGTATCCGAAATTACCAAGCAGTATTTGGAATATCTTAATGTAATGAAAGAGTTAAACTTGGAAATAGCGGGGGATTTTTTGGTGATGGCCAGCACACTTATGCAAATTAAGGCCAAGAGTTTGCTGCCTTCTCAGGTGCCTACTTCAGAAAACGAGGGGCCGGACCCTGCCAAAGAGTTGATTGCCAAGTTGCTGGAATATCAGAAATACAAAGAAGCCGGCAAGTTTTTGGAAGAAAAACTCGAAGAAAATAAAGATAATTTTTATAAGTCTGCTCCTATTTTTGATAATGGGGAAAAAGTGCTCAACTTGCAGTTGTTTGATTTGCTTGCTGCCGTAAAACGCGCCTTTGACCGTTTAGATGAAAGAAAACGTATTGAACTGCTGAAAATAGAAGAATTCCCTATTGAAAACAAAATGGAAAAAGTGGTGACTATGCTTAAAACCCGTCAGTGGGTGTTGTTGGATGATATTTTTGTGGGAGAGACCAAAAAGCGCGGCATTATTACCTGCTTTATGGCGGTATTGGAGTTGATGAAAATTAAAAAGCTGCTCGCGCGACAAGATGAGCAAGACGGACAAATCCGTATTTATTTGAACCCTGATAACCAAGACAAAGACTTCCGCGAACTGATGCATTCAGGCGCGGCTTAA
- a CDS encoding aspartate kinase, translating to MRKICIMKFGGNTLANKQKLLMAADLIKSRYQEGYLPVVVASANGNLTDVLLDHAYSISRNPDKRELDMLITTGERVSVALLSIALREIGVPSVSLTGSQIGLITTCAHTGADILSLKGDRLPKELQEGHVPIVAGFQGIGENKEITTLKRGGSDVSAVFLASQLGADHVEMVKDVDGVYSADPNKDLQAQKYEILDFDEMYKLALNGANVLHPDAVRLAKEKGIEIRIVHYQTGQTGTVIK from the coding sequence ATGAGAAAAATTTGCATCATGAAATTTGGCGGTAATACACTGGCCAATAAACAAAAACTTTTAATGGCGGCAGATTTAATTAAGTCCCGTTATCAAGAAGGATACTTGCCCGTTGTCGTGGCTTCTGCCAATGGCAATTTGACAGATGTTCTTTTGGACCACGCTTACAGTATTAGCCGCAATCCTGATAAACGCGAGTTGGACATGCTGATTACCACCGGCGAGCGCGTGAGTGTGGCTTTGTTGTCTATTGCTCTTAGAGAAATAGGAGTGCCGTCTGTTTCTTTGACCGGCAGCCAAATAGGGTTAATTACCACTTGTGCGCATACGGGGGCGGATATTTTGTCTTTGAAAGGGGACCGTTTGCCCAAAGAATTGCAAGAAGGACATGTGCCTATTGTGGCGGGGTTTCAGGGAATTGGCGAAAATAAAGAAATCACCACACTCAAACGTGGCGGTTCGGATGTTTCGGCCGTATTTTTGGCCAGCCAATTGGGGGCTGACCATGTGGAAATGGTCAAAGACGTAGATGGTGTGTATAGCGCCGATCCCAACAAAGACCTGCAGGCGCAAAAGTATGAAATATTGGATTTTGATGAAATGTATAAACTGGCTTTAAACGGAGCCAATGTTTTGCATCCGGATGCTGTACGTTTAGCCAAAGAAAAAGGAATTGAAATCCGCATTGTACACTATCAAACCGGTCAAACGGGTACGGTGATTAAATAA
- the gpmA gene encoding 2,3-diphosphoglycerate-dependent phosphoglycerate mutase — translation MKKIILLRHGQSTWNQENRFTGWTDVPLSEQGRQEARQAGRILKEQGLIFSKAFTSYLSRAVQTLNLVLQEMQQEWIPVQKTWRLNEKHYGILQGLNKTQTAQKYGLEQVKRWRRSYDVAPPALEPDDPRNPFFDVRYQNVPLAYLPRTESLQDTIARTLPYWQEQIFPLLEREQNLLVVAHGNSLRGIIKHVKNISDEEIVDLNLPTAIAYVLEFDNTLYLTRDYFLADEKDLKTRMDAVARQAEQK, via the coding sequence ATGAAGAAAATTATTTTACTAAGACATGGCCAAAGCACCTGGAATCAAGAAAATCGTTTTACCGGCTGGACCGATGTGCCTTTATCCGAGCAAGGCCGCCAAGAGGCGCGCCAAGCAGGGCGCATACTAAAAGAGCAAGGTTTGATATTCAGCAAGGCTTTTACTTCTTATTTAAGCCGCGCGGTTCAAACCTTAAACTTAGTCTTGCAAGAAATGCAGCAAGAGTGGATACCCGTACAAAAAACGTGGAGACTGAATGAAAAGCACTACGGCATTTTACAGGGGCTTAATAAAACCCAAACCGCTCAAAAATACGGTTTGGAACAAGTAAAACGCTGGCGCAGAAGTTATGACGTGGCTCCGCCAGCCTTAGAACCCGATGATCCGCGCAACCCATTTTTTGACGTGCGTTATCAAAACGTACCGTTGGCGTATTTACCCAGAACGGAATCCCTGCAGGATACGATAGCGCGCACTTTGCCCTATTGGCAGGAGCAAATTTTCCCTTTGTTGGAGCGGGAGCAAAATTTGCTGGTGGTGGCACATGGCAATAGTTTGCGCGGCATTATTAAACACGTCAAAAATATATCTGACGAAGAAATCGTAGATTTAAATTTACCCACTGCCATTGCCTATGTTTTGGAGTTTGACAACACACTCTATCTGACGCGGGATTATTTTTTGGCAGACGAAAAAGATTTAAAAACCCGCATGGACGCGGTGGCCCGCCAAGCCGAACAAAAATAA
- the lysA gene encoding diaminopimelate decarboxylase, protein MSFQYKNAELFAEDTQIAKIAQEVGTPFYCYSCNKITQNYQDYHEALSGLNATICYSVKANPNLSVVASLAQMGSGADVVSVGEMYVALRAGIAANKIVFSGVGKTRKELEEAVRLDILQINVESAVELESVNQVALAQGKKARIALRINPDVDALTHVKITTGKKENKFGVAWEEGLALYRKAAKMDGIEVAGIAVHIGSQLLDVEPFRLAFTKIASMVQELAAEGIEIQNIDLGGGMGINYNVELPPTCQAYAQVIHETLGHLNKHIIIEPGRSIVGNAGILVTEVTYTKTNGEKNFIVVDAGMNDLIRPALYDAWHTILPVHKKGIPPIIADIVGPICESGDVFAHARIIEPIQEGGLLAIMCAGAYGASMASAYNFRPLVPEVLVKGSEFAVVRKRPSYEEMLEQYTLAPWL, encoded by the coding sequence ATGAGTTTTCAATATAAAAATGCAGAATTGTTTGCAGAAGATACTCAAATTGCCAAAATTGCTCAAGAGGTGGGAACACCCTTTTATTGTTATTCTTGCAATAAAATTACCCAAAACTATCAAGACTATCATGAGGCTTTATCGGGCCTGAATGCTACGATTTGTTATTCTGTCAAAGCCAACCCCAATTTAAGTGTAGTGGCCTCTTTGGCACAGATGGGCAGCGGAGCCGATGTGGTGTCCGTAGGGGAGATGTACGTTGCTTTGCGCGCCGGTATTGCGGCCAATAAAATAGTTTTTTCCGGCGTGGGTAAAACGCGTAAAGAGTTGGAAGAAGCAGTGCGCTTGGATATTTTGCAAATTAATGTGGAATCTGCCGTAGAGTTGGAAAGCGTCAATCAAGTGGCCTTGGCGCAGGGTAAAAAAGCCCGTATTGCTTTACGCATTAATCCTGACGTAGATGCTTTGACCCACGTCAAAATTACCACCGGCAAAAAAGAAAATAAATTCGGCGTAGCGTGGGAAGAAGGGTTGGCTCTCTATCGCAAAGCGGCGAAAATGGACGGAATCGAAGTGGCCGGTATTGCGGTGCACATCGGATCTCAATTGTTAGATGTAGAGCCGTTCCGCCTGGCTTTTACCAAAATTGCTTCTATGGTGCAGGAATTGGCGGCTGAAGGAATTGAAATACAAAATATTGACTTGGGCGGCGGTATGGGTATTAATTACAACGTAGAGTTGCCCCCTACTTGTCAGGCCTATGCGCAAGTGATTCATGAAACGTTGGGCCATTTAAATAAACATATTATCATTGAGCCGGGCCGTTCCATTGTGGGTAATGCCGGTATTTTGGTGACGGAAGTGACCTATACCAAAACAAACGGAGAAAAGAACTTTATCGTAGTAGATGCCGGTATGAATGATTTGATTCGCCCTGCCTTATACGATGCCTGGCATACCATTTTGCCCGTTCATAAAAAAGGCATACCCCCTATCATTGCTGATATTGTGGGCCCTATCTGTGAATCCGGAGACGTTTTTGCCCATGCGCGTATTATCGAGCCTATTCAGGAGGGAGGCCTACTTGCTATAATGTGTGCCGGAGCGTATGGTGCTTCAATGGCCTCTGCCTATAATTTCCGCCCGTTGGTGCCGGAAGTATTAGTAAAAGGAAGCGAGTTTGCCGTTGTGCGTAAACGCCCTTCTTATGAGGAAATGTTGGAGCAATATACATTGGCTCCGTGGTTATAG